A segment of the Phocoena sinus isolate mPhoSin1 chromosome 11, mPhoSin1.pri, whole genome shotgun sequence genome:
ACCATGAACTGCTCTTTACTGAAAATCTCTAAGGAAGGTACTTCAGGAAGAAGGAGACTGAACACTAGACAAAGGAGGAATGGTTGAAGACAGCAAACGGATTGGTGACTCGTGGAAATAGAGTGAAATAAGTATCGATGATAAACACTAATTGTgttaataatgattattttggTGATGACAAAATGGAACTGAAATATAATACAGTAATACCATGTAAAATGGAACCGGTAGTGATCAGGGTAGACATATCCAAAGGTCCTTACGGGGTAGAGAAAGATAGAGATCAACTAACATTAGACTTTAAGTCACGTATGTGTGTTAAAAAATTAATCGTATTCACTTGAACCGTATGAAATTGCGGATGTTTGACCAACATGATGGCCATTTCCTACGGTTCAACCCAGTACACTGTGTAACTTCCAAAGGAGAGTAGAGAAAACTTATCATACCGAtggagagcaggagagagagtgGGGGTCCCTACCCGCCTGAAGGCAGAGGGCCGTCCAGAGTTCTGCTGTGCAGACTTGAATCATCGGGGTGAAGAACAGGTGATCAGTGAGGCAACGTCCACAGCCCCCAGCCAGGGCGCCTTGTAGCATCTGTTGCCAGTCTTCCTGCAAGTGTCCTTCCGGGTCCTGACCCACGTCCTAATTGTCAGATGACCAAGGTGCATGCCGGGCTCTTCGATGCCTTCTTTGGTGGCGTGAAGGTGTAAACAGCCATGTCCTCAGTGAGAGGACGGGCACCTAGATCGTACTGTCTTGATGTAGATTTATTATTGAAACGATGTCTgcttcctatatataaaatagagaccaGTGGTCTTCAAGTTTGAGGACACACATCCCATTAATAAAGGCTGAATATGTGCCTCCGAATCGATTAGTCACCACTCTAATATGTACGTTATTCAACTAAAGAAACTAAAGGTGcctaaagatgaaagaaaaagccTCCTGACGCCTGGACATTGGCAAGTCTTCAGGAATGTAGGTGAAAGCACCCgaagagggaggaatggggaaacTCTGAGCTCTTCCTGGAAACCCTGAATTGGCAAGTTTACCCTGGACAATGTCTAAACAGTGAAGTGACGGAGGAGACGGTTTCATGCTGCTGTAAGGTGGGCCGTGCATGGCAGACATGGGCCTCTggccctggggagggagcagggcctgggggccGGGCACAGGGAAAgctgggctgtgagctgaggctggACCCAGTGCGCCCAAGAAAACCCCGCGGACAAGAAAGTATCACTGTTTCCAATATCCGAGAAGTTCCTacagactgaaaagaaaaggatTTAAAACCCAATAGAAAACTGTGCAAAAGATATATGTCGGCTattaacagagaaagaaatagaagtggtaataaatgcatgaaaagataCTAAACCTTAGTAGTCAAGACAAATCAAATCAGAACAATAATGACAAGTTTTTATTCAAGAGATTGGCAAAAATTATGGCGTGCCAACATTTACTGCTGGGAAGACTGGGCGGGAAGCGGCGCCCTCGTATCCCTCTGATGGGAATTGATACGGATACAACCTAACTGAATGCAATTTCTTAATACCTCTTAAGATAAAATATGGCCCTACTGTTTGACATGGGAATCTCACTTTGAggatttatttcataaaattaaaagagcCAGTACTGAAGAGTCTGCGTACGAGTGTTTCGCAAAGCGTTCTGGTGGTGGAAACAGCCCATCGGCAGAGCGTTGTTCCCTGAAAAGCCTGAAGGGTGCGCCTTGCAGAGGGTCGGCCAGCTCCCAGGGAGGTGACGGCACAAACGCGCGGTTGAGCGCAGGGCACCCAGGTTGACGGCAAGCAGCAGCTCCCGCCGCAGACGAGCTTGGGTGTCTGCGTGGCACCTGCTTCACACGGAGAATGGGTTCCAGCACTGCCCCCGGCACACCTGCCACACCTGCCTGGACCCTGAATCACCCCGGAGTGACCCCAGGAGGATCGCATGccccatttttgtaaaataaaaccccaaagatGCCTTTAAGTACACATGTGTTCCTATAGGCCTATACGGCTGTAGGGAAAGCACacagtggcagggggtgggggaagcagacacttgttctttgtctttctgtgtgtttctttttctggttacAGTAAGCTCATCTGACGTTGGTAAGATGaaaactgtgaaattttaataaaagatgtACTCCAGTAAAAGCCAGAGAGAAGGGTTTATTTAAGGGAATGGTTGgatacacaagaaaaaaatctttcatgggaaaaattctcattttaccGTGGATGTTTTCTCTTACAAGTGAATCAAAATCAGGCGGTCAAAGCCTGCTTAATAAAGTACAAAATCCAATTCATGATAAACCTCTTAATCAAACTCAGAAGATGGGAGTGATCTAGGCTTGATCAAACATGTCTGTGAGAAAAGTACAGGAAACACCTGCTTAATGGACAATGTGTAAAATACCCCTTTGAAGCCAGGAGCACAGAGGCCGCCACCCACTTACTTGCTCCTTACTtagcatggtttttttttttttttttttggtggtacgcgggcctctcactgttgcggcctctcccgttgtggagcacaggctccggacgcacaggcctagcggccatggctcacgggcccagccgctccgcggcatgtgggatcttcccgggccggggaacgaacccatgtcccctgcattggcaggtggattcttacccactacgccaccagggaggtccccttcTGGAATTTCAATTCCAGATTATTCATCTTTCTTCGAGGATCATACTTATTCAGACTTAATAATACAGTTTACgcatttccttgctttctggtcCTTCTTGCATCccacttcttcctcttttcttcccacttcttttttttcctggctgaAAAGCATTATCTGTGCTTTCAGGGCAAGCAGCAAAACAACTCGCCTGGAGCCGGATTTCACAGGAAGGGGCTTTGTTATCAGCCTGTGAGCTCTCGAGCTCAGAGGAAGCTCCCGCTTCGGGCCGGTCTAATTAGGATTCAGGCCCCTTTCCTGTACCTCGATGGCACCCAGCCCCTCCTGTCCGTGCGCCACCTGGTCCAGGTTATGGAATTCGAGACTCAGGGTCGTATGCTCTCCAGGATCCGAGGGGGTCTCCTCATGGCTTTCTCGGAATCACCGATGCTTTTGAGGGAGTGTTGATGTCAGGCCAGTTCTGCTTTCCCTGTAGGTCTCACCTCACAGGCAGCTCTTGGAATTTCCTCTTTAACCAAGCCTCATCCACATGTGTCACTCTCAGGATCCGTGTTTTTCTTCAGAGGGGAACCACTGGCTGGTTTCACAGGCTGCTGGGGGACCGCCGTCAGTATCCTGACCCTGCAGCCGCTCGCTGGGAAGCTCCGATCACAGCTTCTCCATCTCGTGAGCACCCTGGGGCTCTCTCTGCCCAGACACCTCACGCACTGCTCTGTCCCTTGGCACTGCCTGTCCTGTGGGAAGCAGACCTGGGCCTGCCGGGATCCTGGGGGAGCTTGCAGGTTCAGTCCGGGCAATACAGGTAGCGGGGGAGACAGTGGGGACGGGAAGGGGACTCCAGTTGGGGGAAGGTCTCCTGGAGTATTTAGCAAGTGCCCAGGTCAGAGAGAGAGGGGCTGGCTGTGGTGGGCATAGGGCGCCGCGACGGAATACAGGTAGGTGCCGGAGGGCGTCTGCATGACTATCAAAGCGAAGCCCGAGGGTATGAACCCAACGTAGGAACAGGCGGAAGGCTGGACCTCCCTGAGACCCCAGAACCTGTAGGCATTGGGCGGCCCCCGGGGTCTCATCCTAAGCGTGTCACTGCCGGGGCCGGGGTTCCGCAGCACGTGTCCGTGTGCCGCGGCCGCCATGGCTGCTCTGGTGAAAGGGGTCTCCCTGGCTCCTGGCTCCGCGGGCTGTTGGGGCACCTCTCCGCTGTCCAGCTCCAAATGCAGATCTGGCCCCAGCAGGCGTCCCGGCCCCTCCTGCAGGCGGGGGTCCCTGCCCCGGCCTCTTTCAGCCCCCTGGCTATCTCCCCTGCGGTGGCCTCGGCCTCTCTGTGCAAGGCGAGCCGAGTCCACGAAAGCGGGGGCCTCACGTCTCATGGGGTTCACATAAGCAAAGGGTCTCGAGGGCTGGCCTGGCTGCGGGGGTCCGGCTGCCCCCCCAGGGTCTCCGCCTTCTGCACCAGGGCAGCCTGTCTCCTGGGGATGAACACCTGAGGTGGAGAGAGATGCAGAGACTCAGCAGAGGGAGGCTTGGGGGCTGGGGGCGTGGGGGGTGCCCCTGGACGGCCACAAGCCTCCTCCAGGCTGGGCACTCCCCACGGGCCATGGCATTCAACCCTCACAGCTGCCTGGCCAGCCAGGTATTATAATCCCCGTTGTACTGATGGGGACACAGAGTCTAGGTTCACCAGAGAGGTTCAATTTGAATAAAAATGACGGTCCCTGTCCTAACTGCGCTAAACTTCAataggacagacagacagaaacaaacaaaaccaagtaACGGCGCTGATGGccgaggggcagggagggcagagagGCTGGGAGCCCGGCTCCCTGACTTGAAGGACAGCTGGGCAGCTGAAGGATAGCACCGCACGCGGGGCAGCTCCCCAAGGCCTCCTTAAGCTAAGCCAGGCTTGAGTTTACCCTGCGGTCCAGGGAGAGCCATTGAAAGGAAGGCAGCAGGGGCATCACAGCTGGACttggggggcagggaagaggtGTGCCTGGAGCAGGGGTGCTGGCAAGGAGGGGCTGCAGCCTCGGGGGAGGCGTGAAGGGGTTGGCGGCTGGTGGCGCCTGGGTGACCCGTCTGTCTGCAGGCGCCCTCCTGCCCATCCCTTATGAGCTCCTCCCACACCCCTTCCCCGGCGGGAGGGCATGAAGCCTTTCCCAAGGAAGAAGATGCAGGTTTGGAGGACAGAGGAGGAACCTGATGGTGCTAAGGTGTTTGGGCCATCCAGGTGGGGACCTGGGCTGGAGCTGGATTTGGGGTCACCACCAAATGGggtaatttttttcctcagttcTTGGCTAGGAAAACCGGGAGGTGAGGGTTGAGAGCTGGGTGCTCCAATGAGAAAAAACAAGCCAAGGGAGAAGAGGACACCAGATAAAAGAAACAGGGCGTAGAATTCCAGAGGGGGATGGGATTCCCCAGCCGATGgcggagggtgggggtgggtgacGGCTGGGGTGAGACTGCCAGTCTAGGCTGGAGCAGGTTGGAAGGGGGTCAGGTTGGTAGAGCGCTTGACTGGGTGTGAATTTTAACAATcagggaagagtttgagaacacTGAATTTGCAAACAATAGCCCAACTACTAAGTCCTGGAAAATTCAGAAGCGGGGAATTAACCCTGGGGTACAGGATGTCTGCGCTCAGAGTAACGGGTCCCTGGAAGGCGGGCGGGAGGTGGGGTCCGGGGCTCCAGTGTGGAAAGTGAGGGTGGGCATGAGGCTGAGAACTCGTGACCGACAGCTACACACTTCTCTGCTGGGAGGGAAGACCCTGCGCAAGAGGGGAAAGTCAGCAGGAGCGGAGACATTGAGAGAACAGCAAGTAGTGCTAAGAAACAGGAAGACGGCCGTGTctggaggggaaactgaggcgaGGGCCACTGTCCTCCACAAAACACCTTCTCTGTCATACACGTAAACAGCAAACGTAGAGTCAAAACTGGGGAGCACCGGAAAGGGGGTGAGGGTGTCTCACGTACCTTGATCAGGGGCCGTTGAGCGAAAGCGCTTGGAGGGTCTCTGCTCCTGCATGAGGAACCTGCCCGAGAGAGGAAACCGGGTCAGTCTGGGGGCTCCAGCCACCCCTCCGCACCCCCGCATCCACTGCGCAGGCGGGAGCTCGCCGGGTCGGGCTGGCGGCAGGGGGACACGGTGTCTGGAGGGAGGGGTCTGGGGTGACCTGTTAAACTGTTTTCAAAGCGGAGCCAGTAGCGCTTGGCCTGCAGGAGGGTTCAACTAATTCAGCCCAAGTGTCCGGACGAGGTGGGAGAGACGAGATTACCTTGGGCCGATTGGAGGAGCTTTCCCTccccagagggaagagggagggaaggtggggagcAGAGGTGTGGAGGGCGAGGCCGTCTGGGGAGCCGGCCCTGGCCCTCCCAGGGCACCGGAGGCTCTGCGCCCAGCTCGTCATACAAGGTGTGCCCATCCCCCAGGGCGCCCGGCACGTACCTAGTCTCCCTGCCGTGACTCTGCGGCCGGCTCTGGGGGTCTGGAGACGCGTTGCGGCTTCCAGGAGACTCTTCCGGGAAGAGGGGCCCGAGGCGCTGGAGTCCAGGGGTGTTCGCAGTCACGACCGTCGGCCTGAGGGCAGCCTTCAGAAATATCTCCCGCGGAGCAGGCCTGTCCTCTCAGCGTCCCTACAGGAAACTCACTGGTCTTGAACCACCCAGGCCCCTCTTATAAGTGTGTCGGGATCACCCGTCGTGATTGGATAGAAGGAGGGCGGGCCAGCCAGCTTAACCCGAGAAGAGTTGATTGGGTTCCAGTTTTCTGCCGCCCAGAGAGCCTGCCTGGAAGACACGGGTTCTAGATGCGGTGCTGTAGGTTGATctaatcattacagaaaaaaGGCAGCATTGTGATTGTGTTAAGTGACTGACAGGAGGTTTGATTAGATTTGGTGGGTGGGGCAGGCGGTCAAGGAAAGCACCCAGGGTGGGTGTTCGGGCTGGAATTGGAAGGATTAATGGACTCAAGCCAGGccgaggggggaggggaagagcacACACCTAGGCTCGAGGTAGGGGGAGCCCCACTTCCACGCTGGTCCACGCGGGGTTAGACAGAAGGCATGACGGGACCCACCCAGGCTCCAGGCGCAGTGGAGATGCCGTAATGGGACTAGACCACCCTGGCCGTGAAAGGGGAACAAACTGAGTGTGTCAGGGGGCCAGGAGGCTGCGCTGACCTCTGGGATGGAGATGGTGTCTTATGAGGTGGGTGGCAGGGGGTGGCAAAGGAAGACAGTCCACAGGTAGAGAGACGTTTACAGGGGGAAAAAGAACCAGAGTCGGGTGGTCCGGACACACCTTAGAGGGAAGGAGTGGGTTTATTTGGACGGAAGTCGTACCAGGATTCTGCTCTGAGTGGGAAGATTGCAAGCTTGGTTCCTACACGTTGGGTTGAGAGAGATTGAGCCACCAGGTGTAAGGAAGTCGGGTGGCAGTTCTGGGGTTGGGAGCTCAGAGAAAAGGTTGAGGCTGGAGACCTGCGCGTGAGGCTCCCTCCACAGGCGTTAAAACGGCGGGTGTGAACACGGGAGTCCAGGAAGAGAGCCTTGCGGACACGGGATGGGAACCGTAGTGTTGCTTTAAAACGTCTTGCAAAATTACTGTATAAATAATGCAGTCCCACTGAATCCCAAtgttatgtttgtttcttttctcttttttaaaaaaaaatcagcttttttgAAGTACGGTTTAGACTCGATAAAATGCATCCTTTTTACACACACAGTCCAGTGAACTTTGATAAACGTATCACCCTTgggtaaccatcaccacaactgAGATATGGAACGTTTTCCTCACCTCAGAAAGTTCCCTCGGGCCCCTTTGCGGTCAGCCTCTCCCCCgaccccaggctgcccaggtcagcTTTCCATCCCTGCTGATCCTGCCCTAGAGTTTCAGCTGAGCGGGTGCTGTGGCGGCACTTCCGCCCGGTTGCCTTTGCTCTGTGTGGTGCTGCTGGCGCTCAGCTCTGTTGCAGGACGCACCGGGGACCCTGCCTCTGGATTGCCGCCTCTTATTCCGTGGCACGAACGTCCACTCCCTAGTTGGtgcacatttgggttgtttccagtttggggatatTACGAAAAAGCTGCTGtggacattcatgtacaagtcttcgTGTGGACATGTGGTTTCATTTTACCTGAGTAAATACCTAGACGTGGAATTTCTGGGTGAACGGTCACGTGTTGGTTTAACTTTGTGAAAAACCattgaactgttttccaaagtggtggttGTACCGTTTTATATGCCCTCCAGCAGCGTGTGAGGGGTCTAGTGGTTCCACGCCTTTGCCAGCCCTTGGCGTTGTCATCTTGTTGATTTCAGCTGTCCTAGGGTCTGTGGAGTGGTGTTTTGTACTTCTTCATATGAATCTCCAGTTTGTTCCAATACCATTGGTGAAATCAgtgctcatttttctctttcatgcaaCTGTATGAAAAGCTTTAAACTTTATATGGAGAATTAATCATTATATAATTAACTAATGATGAAGGAAGACAACAGTGTGTTGACCCTTTGCCACGCATCAGAACAGTGCGGTGTTGGCAGAGGAACAGGCAAATCAGTGGCTGGAAAGGTGAGAAAGCTACCACCACTGACAGCAGTAACTGACATTGTCGAGGGCTCACCACGTGCCCGGTTCCCAGGACAGCCGTGTTCACATGTAAGTCCTCCCAACAAGGCCGCTTACTGTTCAGGCGCTGTTGTTGTTCCCATCtgacaaatgaagaaatggagacacaggaCAGTTAGGTGGCCTGCTGTGGGCAGACTGGGATTTGAGCCAGACTCTCCTGTCCGAGGGGCCAGGGTCTGAACCTCTTCCTTGTTTGCTGACAGCTCTAAGGGAAGTTCACAGCCAACCGAGATCCCGTTTCTGTTCAGCTGGAACATGTGTGTATTCGTTTCTGATTGCTGCTGTAAAACTTTACTACAAACCTAGTGACTTAgattaacacaaatttattatctttgcaCCGCTGTGAAATCGTCCTTTACGCGCTTACTCACCGTCTGCAGATCCGCCCGTTGTGGGTGCGGTGCCCGTGTGTCTTCGCCTGTCGGTCTCCGGTGGTGGAATTACTGACACTCTCAGCATCTTTGGAATCTGACGTAGTGTTGCTTCACTCcggctttttttaaaatgttctgcaCCTCATTGGTTGTACTTAACTATATAACTTCTGCTGCGATGCTCTACTGCGTTGCTAACACCTCGATGGTGTGACCGGGGCTCTGTAAACCACTAAATGATGACTTAGAGGCTGGGAAGAAAGTACTGCGTGTCAGAAGTTCAAAGCAGGTcccactgagctaaaatcaaggtgctgatGGGGCTGCAGTTCTGtctggaggctccaggagggAATCGTCTCCTCAGCTTTTCCAGCTCCTACAGGCGCCTGAGTATTTGGCTCTCAGCCGCTCCCCTGTCTTCAAAGTCGGCAGTGAAACAAAAATCCTCCCAGGTCCCCATTTCTGATTAACTGGGGGAGGGTGAGATGAAGAGGCACTGGAGGCGTGTGTCTTTCATAGGTTGCGATAAACacattttgttcttcaattttcaaaaaatactttcatgagaaagtttttcttcttctattaatttgtatatatcattttaagaaaaactgcattgtaaaaaatttcaaatatatctaCAGAAAAGTAAATGGGCGAGCGTGATGCCTCCCTGCGTAGCCCTCACCCAGCTTCAGTAGTTACTGACTCACGACCAGTCTTATTTCATCTCTACCCACTACTCCCCCAatgctgcttttttttgtttgtttgtttgttttttgcggtacgtgggtttctcactgttgtggcctctcccgtcgcggagcacaggctccggacgcgcagg
Coding sequences within it:
- the PRR20G gene encoding proline-rich protein 20G, whose protein sequence is MQEQRPSKRFRSTAPDQGVHPQETGCPGAEGGDPGGAAGPPQPGQPSRPFAYVNPMRREAPAFVDSARLAQRGRGHRRGDSQGAERGRGRDPRLQEGPGRLLGPDLHLELDSGEVPQQPAEPGARETPFTRAAMAAAAHGHVLRNPGPGSDTLRMRPRGPPNAYRFWGLREVQPSACSYVGFIPSGFALIVMQTPSGTYLYSVAAPYAHHSQPLSL